In Sphingobacterium sp. lm-10, one DNA window encodes the following:
- a CDS encoding RagB/SusD family nutrient uptake outer membrane protein, translated as MELQSKPYRNRRTGLFARWSKQILHAKVLLVLIITLCSACNSFLEQRADQRLSVPTTVADFQAMLDNFGNINNDYTAAGEVSAADFYLSDADVGGLGYESDRRLYTWQADFVARPQSSGGDEWYNCYYAVNICNLVLQGMEEQNLSGVQADQVRGHALYVRASRFLDAAQTWCVAYNTSTSQQELGMVLKLDPDPNVPSQRATLEQTYQQIIDDLALSITLLPELQPGKTAPTKTVALAMLARTYLYMGDYSSALDRLNEIDLSSLRLIDFNTLSEAPLYPIPVTTNSSEELLLWSNTLYGGALSISVAKIVPELYDSYTAHDLRKRIYYGANPDGTYFFRGGHTGAMNVTNGISAAEILLMVAECKAQQGDIGGAAEALNQLLVTRYQRANFTPYTFSDRNTALAIIREERRKELVMRALRWPDIKRYNRDGAGITLERVTDGQRYRLPPNDPRYAIAIPEEVIALSNIQQNPR; from the coding sequence ATGGAATTACAAAGCAAACCATATAGAAATAGACGAACTGGATTATTTGCAAGATGGTCAAAACAGATCTTGCATGCGAAAGTCCTGCTGGTCTTAATCATCACGCTGTGCTCAGCGTGCAATAGCTTTCTGGAACAAAGGGCGGATCAGCGGTTATCTGTACCAACGACCGTGGCAGACTTTCAGGCCATGCTGGACAACTTCGGAAATATCAACAATGACTACACGGCAGCGGGAGAAGTGAGCGCGGCAGACTTCTATTTAAGTGATGCCGATGTGGGAGGGTTAGGATATGAAAGTGACCGCAGACTATACACCTGGCAAGCAGACTTTGTGGCACGGCCGCAGAGCTCTGGTGGCGATGAGTGGTACAACTGCTACTATGCGGTAAACATTTGCAATCTGGTACTTCAGGGTATGGAGGAGCAGAATCTGAGTGGGGTGCAGGCCGATCAGGTGCGCGGTCATGCTCTATATGTGCGGGCAAGCCGCTTTTTGGATGCTGCGCAGACTTGGTGCGTAGCCTATAACACGAGCACGTCTCAGCAAGAGCTGGGCATGGTACTCAAGCTTGATCCAGACCCCAATGTCCCATCCCAGCGCGCCACGCTGGAGCAAACCTACCAGCAGATCATCGACGATTTAGCACTTTCTATTACACTTTTGCCAGAGCTTCAACCGGGAAAGACAGCGCCCACAAAAACCGTGGCGCTAGCGATGTTAGCTAGGACGTATTTGTACATGGGCGATTATAGCTCAGCCCTTGATCGCCTGAATGAAATTGATTTATCGAGTTTGAGGCTGATTGATTTCAATACCCTCAGCGAAGCACCGCTTTATCCCATTCCTGTAACCACCAATAGTAGTGAGGAACTACTGCTATGGAGCAATACGCTCTATGGCGGCGCGCTGAGTATAAGCGTTGCCAAGATAGTACCCGAGTTATATGATAGCTACACCGCGCACGATCTGCGAAAGCGCATCTATTACGGGGCAAACCCGGATGGTACGTACTTCTTCCGAGGTGGCCATACCGGGGCGATGAATGTAACTAACGGGATAAGCGCAGCCGAGATACTACTAATGGTTGCAGAATGCAAGGCGCAACAGGGAGATATTGGCGGCGCAGCCGAAGCACTAAATCAGCTTTTAGTCACGCGTTACCAGAGGGCAAATTTTACACCGTACACGTTTAGCGATAGAAATACTGCACTAGCTATTATCAGAGAGGAACGTCGTAAAGAGTTGGTGATGCGCGCGCTGAGATGGCCGGATATAAAAAGGTATAATCGGGATGGAGCAGGAATCACGCTGGAAAGAGTTACCGATGGTCAGCGTTACCGACTACCGCCAAATGATCCGCGTTATGCCATTGCCATTCCAGAGGAAGTGATTGCGCTATCGAATATTCAGCAGAATCCGCGCTAA
- a CDS encoding TlpA family protein disulfide reductase, which yields MTFLYDLAALWPKPKNNFKALARLSILLMLSAYLFIHRAVAQSRSDSAAGVEVTEVSPIFMGEKVPDEFWTQEHLFYSAGDTIRGTLEQFKGKLLILDFWATWCGACRTGFAKLDKFTQQYPDDVVFVLVNPLQYKDSFEKIDQCYKNVLPKIGGTSLPSIIFDEKLIAQFPHRLIPNYVWISKNGFIRAFTGGGGLVQDIIDYHIDKQNL from the coding sequence ATGACGTTTTTATACGACTTAGCCGCGCTTTGGCCTAAACCAAAAAACAATTTTAAAGCCTTAGCAAGGCTTTCCATACTCCTTATGCTCAGTGCGTACCTGTTTATTCATCGTGCCGTTGCCCAGTCTCGCTCGGATAGCGCGGCTGGAGTTGAGGTTACAGAAGTAAGTCCCATTTTCATGGGAGAGAAGGTGCCGGATGAATTCTGGACTCAGGAGCATTTGTTTTACAGTGCAGGCGATACCATTCGAGGCACATTAGAGCAGTTTAAAGGCAAGCTGTTGATCCTGGACTTTTGGGCTACCTGGTGCGGTGCATGCCGAACAGGCTTTGCCAAACTGGATAAGTTTACCCAGCAATACCCTGATGATGTGGTCTTTGTGCTAGTGAATCCCTTGCAATACAAAGACTCTTTTGAAAAAATTGATCAGTGCTATAAGAATGTACTGCCTAAGATTGGCGGCACCAGTCTGCCCTCCATCATTTTTGATGAAAAGTTGATCGCACAGTTTCCCCACCGCTTAATACCCAACTACGTATGGATTTCTAAAAACGGCTTTATCCGGGCATTCACCGGCGGGGGCGGACTCGTGCAAGACATTATCGATTACCATATTGACAAACAAAACCTTTAA
- a CDS encoding CHAP domain-containing protein, whose product MKKVIKYVLPVVVLLVIAVSVFKKVNINPNLSVGDRIDSLNGVYVYYNGGVSHTGDRNTAVDGYNLGITYQCVEFVKRYYYEYYGHKMPDSYGNAKDFFDPTLADSTLNTKRALEQFANPSKSRPREGDLVVYTPTLWNRYGHVAIVSSVSNDFVEIIQQNPGPFAAARERYRVLKDENNWQIVNPRILGWLRMPPYENIGDPI is encoded by the coding sequence ATGAAGAAAGTGATTAAATATGTGCTGCCTGTTGTTGTTCTCTTAGTGATTGCAGTCTCTGTTTTCAAGAAAGTAAATATCAATCCTAATCTATCGGTTGGTGATCGGATAGACAGTCTGAACGGCGTGTATGTATATTATAATGGAGGTGTGAGCCACACCGGCGATCGCAATACCGCGGTGGATGGCTACAATCTGGGAATCACATATCAATGTGTAGAATTTGTAAAGCGGTATTATTACGAGTACTATGGCCATAAAATGCCCGATAGCTACGGCAACGCTAAAGACTTTTTTGATCCGACATTGGCAGATAGTACGTTGAATACCAAGCGAGCATTGGAACAGTTTGCTAATCCAAGTAAAAGCAGGCCACGGGAAGGTGATTTGGTCGTGTATACACCCACGCTATGGAATCGTTATGGTCACGTCGCCATTGTGTCGTCGGTAAGCAACGATTTCGTGGAAATTATCCAACAAAACCCAGGTCCATTCGCGGCGGCGAGAGAACGCTATCGCGTGCTAAAAGATGAAAATAATTGGCAAATAGTCAATCCGAGAATACTCGGCTGGCTACGGATGCCCCCATATGAAAATATAGGAGATCCGATATGA
- a CDS encoding LytTR family DNA-binding domain-containing protein, whose translation MIKVVIIEDEPAVRKEISYLVQQETDMELIGWTDNVCDATTLLEQKMPDIVLMDIQLRDGTAFDVLNQLKTIPQNIIFITAYNHFAIKAIKYGALDYLLKPIDQTELQEALDRYRRRREDNPQWMQQLSLAQQSIAENQLPESIALNSVNNIRIIPVQDILYCKGDGPYTHFHLQSGKVELTSKPLKYFEELLPNPHFLRTHQSYLVNRKYISSIQRSEILVLENKEEIPISLRRKNFIIEQLSLAK comes from the coding sequence ATGATAAAAGTGGTAATTATAGAGGATGAACCCGCTGTGCGCAAAGAAATAAGCTATCTCGTGCAGCAAGAAACCGATATGGAGTTGATCGGTTGGACTGATAATGTGTGTGATGCAACGACTTTACTCGAGCAAAAAATGCCCGACATCGTATTGATGGACATTCAGCTGCGCGATGGTACGGCGTTCGATGTATTGAATCAACTAAAAACTATTCCTCAAAACATTATTTTCATCACCGCCTACAATCACTTTGCTATAAAAGCGATAAAATACGGTGCGCTAGATTATCTACTCAAGCCTATCGATCAGACCGAATTGCAGGAAGCGCTTGATCGCTACCGTCGTCGGCGAGAAGATAATCCACAGTGGATGCAGCAACTGTCGCTCGCGCAACAGAGCATCGCGGAAAATCAACTTCCAGAAAGTATTGCCTTGAATTCGGTTAACAACATTCGCATCATCCCAGTGCAAGATATTCTATACTGTAAAGGCGATGGTCCGTATACCCATTTTCATTTGCAAAGCGGAAAAGTGGAGTTGACCTCTAAACCGCTGAAGTATTTTGAAGAGCTGTTGCCAAATCCTCATTTTTTACGGACGCATCAGTCGTATTTGGTCAATCGGAAATACATCTCTAGCATTCAGCGTTCCGAAATTTTGGTTTTGGAGAACAAGGAAGAAATCCCAATTTCTCTGCGCAGAAAGAACTTTATTATCGAACAATTATCCCTTGCGAAGTGA
- a CDS encoding SusC/RagA family TonB-linked outer membrane protein, which yields MKTIYLLALTMALSYHTARAQQLRGQVVSKQDGVPIRGATIRQLGLDNSAISDLRGRFVLGVHPSRERRFVIEHQGYRTVTTDVMDAARDTLTVQLETELRSVDSVTIVSTGYQQLPRERATGSFSMVDKDLFNQQVGPDIISRLPAIASSITTDNSLTTPRLMVRGLSTIQGPRDPLIVVDNFPYEGDIQNINPNIVESITVLKDAAASSIWGARAANGVIVITTKKGSFDRPISIEFNSHVTITSKPDLGYIRQMSSADYIDMEVELFNRGFYNSRIASAARQVLSPVVDMLSKLREGSMDAEQVDAELQRLRGIDARDQLNQHMYRAGVNQQYYLGLQGGSEKLSWSSAAGYDRNFDNLGEGYRRMNLRFENTYRPIKALSLRTGIYYTESGTRSGRLGYNDISMNGGVFVPYMEIADKYGRPIPVFNTWNNSFINSAGQGLLQDWNYYPLTNWQHQTSASRASNILATAALDYDILPGLKASVNYQFERQYDSGSTLADPQSYMARDFVNRYTQINNQGQASYPVPRGGIHDLSSGMLRSNNVRGQLGYDRSFGEAHHISGIVGLEMRSVVRQADQHRLYGYNPDDMTSGLVDFTRSYPGFVSGSSFIPNNQFVSATHTHFLSQYGNAAYTYRDRYTLSGSVRRDASNLFGLNTNDQWNPFWSVGGAWKISEESFFQSDLISYLNLRATYGFSGNIDPAMVAVNTIRYLPGNSNYTGRPVAVVNNYYNPSLRWETSNMINLAADVRMLDNRIVASVEYFRKKGSDLFGAAPLDYTTGIPPYTLRNVASMSGSGVDVELKTINISCGGLEWSSILNYSFFKDQIEEYLINRTLANQYVNPGNVPISGVAGRPVYAVFAYPWAGLDSQNGAAQGYLDGEVSTDYRTIIGAGTTLEELEFFGSSIPTSFGSFINSFSYKNISLQVGISYKLGYWFRRGSIHYTNLMNSWRGHSDYGNRWQQPGDEDITDIPANMYSTDSQRDNFYAGSAALVERGDHIRLQYINLSYGLPLQVAGKRQQILVYLNANNLGLLWRANKQGIDPDFNNTTGTRLVRPAGYTIGMRANF from the coding sequence ATGAAAACAATATACTTACTTGCGCTGACCATGGCTCTTTCTTATCATACCGCGCGTGCCCAGCAGCTGCGCGGTCAGGTGGTCTCCAAACAGGATGGCGTGCCCATTCGTGGAGCCACAATCCGGCAGTTAGGCTTAGATAACTCTGCTATCAGCGATCTTCGTGGACGGTTCGTACTGGGAGTGCATCCTTCCAGAGAAAGGCGGTTTGTGATTGAACATCAAGGCTACCGAACTGTTACCACCGATGTTATGGATGCGGCCAGAGATACGTTAACGGTACAATTAGAAACCGAGCTGCGTTCGGTCGACTCGGTCACCATCGTCTCTACAGGCTATCAGCAGCTCCCACGCGAGCGCGCGACCGGTTCTTTTTCCATGGTTGATAAAGATCTCTTTAATCAGCAGGTTGGTCCGGATATTATCTCCCGGTTGCCCGCTATCGCTAGCAGCATTACGACCGATAACAGCCTGACTACGCCAAGACTGATGGTACGAGGACTATCCACCATTCAGGGACCCCGCGATCCGCTCATTGTGGTGGACAACTTTCCTTATGAGGGCGACATCCAAAACATCAACCCCAATATTGTCGAGAGCATCACGGTATTAAAAGACGCGGCAGCCTCGAGCATCTGGGGAGCTAGAGCGGCTAATGGGGTTATTGTGATCACCACAAAAAAGGGATCGTTTGATAGACCTATTTCTATAGAATTTAATAGCCATGTGACCATCACCTCCAAACCGGATCTGGGTTACATCCGGCAGATGTCTAGCGCAGACTACATCGATATGGAAGTAGAACTCTTTAATCGGGGGTTTTACAATAGCCGCATCGCTTCGGCAGCGAGACAGGTGCTCTCTCCGGTGGTAGATATGCTCAGCAAACTGCGCGAGGGATCGATGGACGCGGAGCAGGTAGATGCCGAATTACAGCGGCTGCGCGGCATAGACGCGCGCGATCAGCTGAACCAGCATATGTATCGAGCTGGAGTAAACCAGCAGTACTATTTAGGACTTCAAGGAGGATCTGAAAAACTGTCTTGGTCTTCGGCAGCAGGCTATGACCGTAATTTTGACAACTTAGGAGAAGGGTATAGAAGGATGAACCTACGATTTGAAAATACCTATAGACCAATCAAAGCCTTATCGCTACGTACCGGCATCTATTACACCGAGTCGGGCACCCGTTCGGGCAGACTGGGCTATAATGATATCTCGATGAACGGCGGTGTGTTTGTTCCTTATATGGAAATTGCAGACAAATATGGTCGGCCAATACCGGTATTTAACACCTGGAACAATAGCTTTATCAATTCGGCCGGGCAGGGGCTGCTGCAAGATTGGAACTACTATCCGCTAACCAACTGGCAGCACCAAACGAGTGCTAGCCGCGCGTCCAATATCCTAGCTACCGCGGCACTTGATTATGATATCCTGCCGGGGCTGAAAGCTTCGGTCAACTATCAGTTCGAGCGGCAGTACGATAGCGGCAGTACGCTCGCAGATCCGCAAAGCTATATGGCGCGCGACTTTGTGAACCGCTACACCCAAATCAATAATCAGGGTCAGGCTAGCTATCCCGTACCCAGGGGAGGCATCCATGATCTATCCAGCGGCATGCTCCGCAGCAACAATGTGCGAGGCCAGCTTGGCTATGATCGCAGTTTTGGTGAAGCGCACCATATCAGCGGAATTGTAGGGCTGGAAATGCGCTCGGTTGTCCGGCAGGCCGACCAGCATCGCCTTTATGGGTATAACCCGGATGATATGACCAGCGGACTGGTTGACTTCACGCGCAGTTACCCTGGTTTTGTCTCGGGTAGTAGCTTTATCCCCAACAACCAATTTGTATCAGCTACCCACACGCACTTTTTGTCGCAGTATGGTAATGCAGCCTACACCTACCGCGACAGGTATACGCTCTCGGGCAGCGTGCGCCGGGATGCCAGTAACCTGTTTGGATTAAACACGAACGACCAGTGGAATCCGTTTTGGTCGGTGGGCGGCGCCTGGAAAATTTCCGAGGAATCTTTTTTCCAATCGGATTTAATTAGTTACTTAAACCTCAGAGCTACTTACGGCTTTAGCGGTAATATTGATCCTGCGATGGTGGCGGTCAATACCATTCGCTATTTGCCCGGTAATTCCAACTACACGGGCAGACCGGTGGCCGTAGTCAATAATTATTATAATCCCTCGCTGCGCTGGGAGACTTCCAATATGATCAATCTGGCGGCTGATGTGCGTATGCTGGACAACCGTATCGTGGCTAGCGTGGAGTATTTTAGAAAAAAGGGCAGTGATCTGTTTGGTGCTGCGCCACTAGACTACACGACCGGCATTCCGCCATACACACTGCGTAATGTCGCTAGCATGTCGGGCAGTGGAGTAGATGTGGAATTAAAAACGATCAATATCAGCTGCGGCGGTTTGGAATGGTCAAGCATACTGAACTATAGTTTCTTTAAAGATCAGATTGAGGAGTACCTCATCAATCGTACCCTAGCTAACCAGTATGTCAATCCGGGCAACGTACCCATCTCTGGCGTGGCAGGCAGACCCGTTTATGCCGTATTTGCCTACCCATGGGCAGGCCTGGATTCCCAAAACGGAGCCGCACAAGGATACCTCGATGGAGAAGTTAGTACGGATTATCGGACGATTATTGGCGCGGGAACAACGCTGGAAGAGCTGGAGTTTTTCGGCTCGTCGATTCCGACCAGTTTTGGCTCTTTCATAAACTCCTTTTCTTACAAAAATATTAGCCTGCAGGTAGGTATCTCCTATAAGCTGGGTTACTGGTTTCGCAGAGGATCGATCCATTATACCAACCTGATGAATAGCTGGCGTGGCCATAGCGATTATGGCAATCGCTGGCAACAGCCCGGTGATGAGGACATCACAGATATTCCTGCTAATATGTACTCCACGGACTCCCAGCGGGATAACTTCTACGCCGGATCCGCCGCACTAGTAGAGCGCGGAGATCATATCCGCTTGCAGTACATCAATCTGAGCTACGGTTTGCCCCTGCAGGTTGCCGGAAAGCGGCAGCAAATATTGGTGTACTTGAATGCCAATAATCTAGGACTGCTCTGGCGAGCAAACAAGCAGGGTATCGATCCGGACTTTAATAATACGACCGGCACGCGATTAGTGCGGCCAGCAGGCTACACCATAGGGATGCGGGCAAACTTTTAA
- a CDS encoding DUF6530 family protein, producing the protein MTKIPTHLKHKPIIAVDNYDKIDSKYAGQTDAKYLSIGEAQYNVKEISLKVFRNVNNKWSRQSEELPIHRNIDLNILFLASLLTDINANYSQSSLREEIIESSKIHLIKNYYDNHKEKLYPRLEELKSLLDKFLAK; encoded by the coding sequence ATGACTAAAATTCCAACTCACCTTAAACATAAACCTATTATTGCTGTTGATAATTATGATAAAATCGACAGTAAATATGCTGGCCAAACTGATGCCAAATATTTGTCAATTGGAGAAGCACAGTACAATGTTAAAGAAATTTCATTAAAAGTATTTCGAAACGTCAACAATAAATGGAGTAGACAAAGCGAAGAACTCCCAATTCATCGTAACATTGATTTGAACATACTTTTCTTGGCTTCACTATTAACCGACATCAATGCAAATTACTCACAAAGTAGCCTTAGAGAAGAAATTATTGAATCAAGCAAAATACATTTAATAAAAAATTATTATGACAACCATAAGGAAAAATTATATCCAAGATTGGAAGAGTTGAAATCTTTGCTAGATAAATTTCTGGCAAAATAG